Below is a genomic region from Pectobacterium polaris.
CGCCGTAGCGATCCCACGGGAATTGCAGTTTTACCCGACCATACTGGTCGCAGTAGATTTCTTCCCCCGTCGGGCCGACGACAGTCGCGATTTGCGGGCCATCCACCATCGGTTTGTATGGCATGGCTGCACGCCATGTCGTCGTGCCTTTCACCACCGCAAAACTGTTGCTCATGGTCGTCGGTTCGCCGCCGCTTTCCTCTTCCAGCGCCTGCGGCTGTTGCCCGACGTGCGTCACGCTCACCGTCTGCCACACTGCATTCAGCGTCACATTCGGGTGCTCCGTCAGGGTGAAGGTGTTGCCCGGCATCAGCCCGGCGCAGTTGGATTCCCCTTCGCTCGTCACCGCCCCTGAGCGCAGCGCATCCAGCCGGTAGCCGCTGAATGCCTTGCCGCTCGGGTCTTGCTTATAGCGGCCCGGATAGTCGTAATGCTGATAGCTTTCGCGCTGGTGCTCCAGCTCGCCGCTCATTTTCTTGTGCGACAGCCCGTAAGCCGGCGTCTTGAAGCTGTAGTCCTTCAACTCGACTTCGGCCGTACTCACCCGCTCTGCGTAGTGGAAGCGCCGGACATATTCGCCCTCACTCAGCCCTTGTGTAGCCAGATTGAAGAACAGCTCAGGGCCTTTGGTCAGTGCACCCGCATCGTCGGCAAACACCACCCGGTGTTTACCCTCTTCGTATTCGTGGAAGAAATACATTCCCTCCTCAGCGGCCAGCCGGGTGATAAAGGCTAAATCGCTTTCCCGATACTGTACGCAATATTCGCGCACCGCGTGCTCGTTGCGCAGCGCAAAGGCGTAGTCGGTGATACCGGCTTCTTCCAGCAGGGCACCGATAATCGCTTCCGGCTTCTGCGCCTGAAAGATGCGGGCGTTGGTACGCAACCCCAGTCGCCACAGGGCTGGACGGACTTCCACCTGATAGCGCGTGCGCCGGAATCCGGTGTCGCCCTGCGTGAAGCCACTGATAATCCCGCTGACGCGACGTTTCAGTTCGCCTTCATACCAAATCATCAGCTCGCACGGCTGGTCCAGCACCGCGCCGAAATCGACATCCGGCAACGCGCTCGCCAGACTCAGCGACAGGCTGAAAGGCCGGTTCAGCCCTTCATCCAGCCTGAAATCCACCACCGCGAAAGTGCCTGCTTCCAGGGCACCGACCTTTACGGTGAACTGTAATCCTGTACTGTTTGCCACCCGTCCTCTCCTTCTTCCTTCGCCGTTGCCATGGCTACCGCACGCCTCGGGTTCCCCCGGAGCGGCACGTCGCTATCCTGATTAAAATAAAAACCTGAGCTGTGGTCTGAGTCTGCTCACGCCACAGTTCATGTTGATAAAGCATCACGTTGAGAAAAACGCAGAAAACCCGGGACAAGCCCGGGTTCGGTGGGAATTACGCTTCGACTGGTGCACGCCAGTCATCGGAGCCGGACGTCCCGGCAACGGTGTGCTCCCAATCGATTTTGCGGTAGGCCAGCGACACTTCGATCAGTTGGGTGTAGTCCAGTTTGGACGGATCCTGGCAGTGTGGCATTTTGCAGTCGATGTCAACGATGGTGGCATCGGTCAGCACGGTAGAGAAGAAGTGCTCTTGCTTACCTTCAACCGACGTGCGGTACCATTTCAGGGTCACGGTCGGCAGCATTTCGCCGGATGCCAAAGAGTTGTACATCAGCGGAACGGCTTTGTTCAGCGCGACGGTGAATTTGAACGGTTTGTGCACACGCTGGCCAGACGGCTGACCAGACTGTGGGTCGGTTGGTACGGTGACGATGTGTTTGAATTCCTGTACCAGCATTTCGTCTTCGTGGCCTTCCACATAGATGTTGCCGACAGAATCAGACGTGAAAGCACCCGCGGTGATGTTGCCCTGAGTTTTACCTTCGATGCTGATATAGCATGGAGTTGGCATAGTCTTGCTCCTTGTTGTTGAACGGAATGAGTTATTGAACAGAATGAGTAACTTCACCGTCTGTATAGCAATTCACATGCCAAAAATTATCTTTATGTTTTATAAAGGAATTCCCCTAACACAAACTCCCCTTAAGTAAAATTTGAGCAAGAAGTTGCGCAGACTTCCTAAATCGTTTGCAGACATTGCGCAAAAAGTGATTTACACCAGAAAGTGAGCAAGAAGTTGCGCAGAATGCGCAGTTATGCTGAAAGTTTGAGTTAGCGATGAATTAATGAAATGAATAACCGATAGGAATCGTGCTTATTAATAGCAAAAAACTATATTTGGCGATAAATCGCTCATTTTCATAACAATAAGAGTAAGCAGTCACTTACGTTTTTTATGAAAAATAGGAACGGAAAAGTCAGGACATCCCGTAATGAAAAGAGTCATAAAAACAAAAAAAAGCGGGTGTTGCTATCACGCAACACCCGCCTGTTATTGCCACTCTTTATTCCACGACTTATTCCACGACAATCCGACTTACGCCACGATGATCCACCACCACGGATTACTCTGTTTTCCCCGATGACCAGTGCATCGCCAACCGCTGCCCGGCTTTGATTTCATCCGGCTGCATCGTCGCTTCCAGATCGTTACGCGCATGAATGGCTTCGCTCATCCCCTCCGTCGCCGCCATCGCGTACCAGGCGTAAGCATGAATACGATTGCGAGAGGCACCCAGCCCATCCTGACGCATCATCCCCATACGATATTGAGCCATACGGTTACCGTCATTCGCCGCCAGACGGTACTGCTTCATCGCCTCAACATAATCCTCTTTGCCGCCTTGCCCCAGCCGCAGCATCTCGCCATAGGCCAGACGGGATTCAGTGTCTCCTGCTGATGCCGCTTTGGCATATTCTTCACGCGCACGCGCGAACTCGCTCGCTGTAAATAACCGCTCACCCAATTCGCGTTGCGCTCGGATATAGCCCGCAGAGGAAGCCTGCACCAGATACTGTTCGCGCTTTTCATGGGTTGTCTGGATCTGGCTGAGCAAATAATCGGCCTCGCCCGATCCGCCAGACGCGGCACGCTCCAGCCAATAACGCGCCTTTTGCTCATCCCAAGGTAAGCGCTTACCTTCACGGTATGCCTTGCCCAGCCAAAGCTGTGCTTCGGCATCGCCTGATGAGGCGGATTTTTGATACCAGTTCAACGCATTTTCGCCATCTTCGTGCCGCGCCATCCACAGCTGCGCCTGTGCCTGACCCAGCGTCGCCGCACGGAAATACCAGCGCTCAGCCAGATCGCGACGGATAACCACACCTTTACCCTGCTCGTAGCGCTGCGCCAGCTGATACTGCGCATCTCGATTGCCGAGTTCAGAGGCTTTCAGCAGCCACGATACGGCATCTTTTTCGCCGCCCGCATGCGTCGCGTGCCACTGGGCAACGATCAGTTGCGCGGGCGGATAGCCATTTGCCGCAGAGGATTCAAATGCACTCAGGCATGCCGCCACCAGCTTTCCCTGATGCTGAACCTGACAGTCCATGCCAAGCCGATGCCCCGCTTCGCCATTTCCCAAACGCGAGGACGTTGTCCACCACTGGCGAGCAGACGGGCTGTTCTTGGGCGCACCCAACCCTGCCTGATACCAGTCGCCAACCTGAAGCGCTGCGGCCGCACGCAGTTCCTGATTGCCCGGAAGCTCAGACAGGCCAGATGCCTTCTGCATCCACTGCATCGCCTCGGTGTACTGCGAGCGCGTGGCTAGCGTCTTTGCCAACTGATATTGCGCTTCGCCGTTTCCCCGATTCGCTGACGCCGCCAGTTCTGTTTCAGACAGCGACGTGACCGGCGCCTGACATGACGCCAGCCAGCAGGCCGACAGGACTATCATTAATTTTTTGTATTTCATCATGTGCTCAGCGTTTTCCCTTCACGATAATCAGCTGGCAGAATTACCCTGCTGCAAACGGTACAAGCGAACGTTGAAGGAGCGCAGTTCATCTTCCATCGCGCGTAGCTCCGCTGGCGTCAGCGACTGGCTCTTGGTTTTACGCGCCTCAAGCTCCCGCAGCCGTATCCCAAAGGGAACGTCCGATATCAGGTCTTTTTGCATATCGTAGAGCTTTGATTTCAGATAGGAAATCGTCACCGTCCGGCGCTGCCGCTCCAGTTCCAGCAGTTGCTGCAACGTGTCATTGACTCTGGCACGGGCCTGTTCGTACCCGCGTGTTTTCGGTTCATCGCCCTGCTGACGTTCAAGCGCAATCTGCCACTGGCGTTCCATCTCCTTCACCGCCAGCGAGTCGGGATAGAGCTGCTGCATCACGTTTTTCAAGCCGTTGCCGTATTGATACAGATAGAACGGCGACGCATTTTTTACCTGTTCCAGCTGTGCCTGATAGCGGTTAATCAGCTCACCTTCCATGCCTTGCAATTTCTGCTCGCCCAGCGCAATACGCACCCGGCGAATGTCATTATGATCGGGGGCGGCAGGCAACGCGTAAGCCGGCTGTTGCAGTAACGCCAGCGCATCAGCTTTCTGTTCCTGCCAATACTGCCAGCCCGTAATCGCCGCCACGGGCAGCGCGCAGGTCAGCAGCCCAGAGACAAACCAGAACCAGGCTGGCTTCTGCTTTTTATGCGCCTCAATTTTCAATACCGTCGGTTTCATTTGCCCTTTCTCCCGTCCGATGAGAATGCTGCCCGCAGGCAGAGCAGCCTGACCCGAGCCCGATGAACCACTGCTTTGCACCGTCGCTCCGGGTTCCATGTCTGAATGAAAGAACACCATGGGTGGAATCTGCATATCCTGCTTTTTCAGTTCCTGATCGTCCGACACAATGACAATCTCGGTTTCATCAAACAAATGGGTATAGCCTTCGACGAAGTGCAGCAGATTCTCGACGCGAGGAATGCGGCTCAGCCCCGAGTTGTGCAGCTTTTCACTCATCAATTGCAGCGCGCGTTCGCAACGGTAAACCAGCCGCTTGTGTTCATGACTGATGGCGTACTGCCGCACCACTTCACTGATGCGAGCAATAAACCAGTCCAGCATCTCGATACGCGCTCGTTCCTGATGAACCGGTGGCCAGAAGTTATCCCACTGCGTCACGATCAGGTTCGCCAGAAACTCACAGCTTTCCGTGAAACCGGTCAATCCCGCCAGCCGTGAACGCGCCAGCGTAAAGTAGATCGCGGTCTGGAGATCCACGCCCTGCTTTTCAAAGATGGTGGTGGCCATATCGTGCACCAGCATCCAATCCACATCAGGGCGAGACGCGTGACTCAACTTGTTAATTTCCGCCCGAAGTGCGTCAAACTCCGGCAGCATCCGTGGATCGCGGCCTACTTTCAGGGCCTGTTGTGCATCTTGCATATCACATCATCCAGCAATAGGGAGCCTGAGCAGGCTCCCGAGAGTTAATTAATAAAGCGAGTCAGGCAGCGTGAACTGGCTGAACAGACCACCGGCAAACGGGTTATGGCTGGCATCGGTGTAGACGCGATAGGTCATCGCTCCGTTCTCCAGCGAGAAGCGCACGTCAAAGGTGTTCTCATTCACCTGAGTCAGCTGATCGCTATTGATTAACCGGAACATCGCCCACGGCCCGCTAAAGCTCAGGCTGCGCGGCGAACGCTCACGATCGTCCGGCACCAGCGTCAGCTTGCTTTCGGCACCGTCGCGCATACTGTTTGGCCACACCAGCGGCGTTTTCTGGCGACGACCGTGGCTGTATTCCAGCAACTGTCCGTCCAGATTCAGCACGCTACGGCGCTTGTTCGCCGTCAGTTCCAGCGGTTCCAGAACGAAATGCACTTCCAGGCTGCCCTGCGCATTAAACAGGGTCTGGCGGATGCGGGTCGCGCGTTCAAGCTGTTTCACCAGCTCTGCTTGCAGAGGCGACGCCATGCCTTCTTCCAGCATGCCGCTTTCCATCATCGCCTTGAGGTTGGTCTGATAGAAGTTGTCCAGCGTCCCGCCAGTCATGAAGAACATTTCCATTTCCGATAGCGGCACATCTTTGTTCGATGACGGGTCGAAAGGGTAACGATCCGCCAGCTTCTCATTGAATGGCGTCACGACCTTATCCAGCCATTCCTGATTCAGCGACGACATCGCCAGCCCCGTCACCAGACTCGCGCTCTCTCCAGCTAATTGCCCTACCCAGCGATCCAGCGGTGCGGGAAGGCTGCGGGCGTATTGCTGTAAGGCGAATACCGGATCGGCAAATTTATTTCCCTGCCGCGCCTGTACCGCTTTCAACGCCGCCTGTCCCGGATCGGTCGCGTTGACGATCTGATCGAGATAGTGATAGAGATCCGTCAGCTTCTGATTGACCTCTTGCACCAGCGGCCCCTGCTCACCGCGTCCGCTCAGCGCCGCATTGATGGTCATAAACGGACGGCCGGTACGCGTGTTAATACTCTGCGCAGTGTCGTTATCATCATCGGACAGCTTACGGATACGGGTGTTATCACTCACCGTGGTCAGCACGCGCTGGAAAGGCTGATCGTTGCCGGTAATATCCGTGAGGATATCGAGCGCCTGCTCCGGCGTATCGAGCGTCTGCACATCAATGTTCGCCAGCACTTTCTGCCACTGGTTGATGTAATCCGTAATGTAGCGATCATTCACCTGACGCAGAATTTCCCGCCGATCGGCCTCGCTGAACTGCGCACGCTCGCGCTGTCCCAGCACCCAGGCGTCCAGCGCCGTCAGCTCTAACAGCGCTTTGTCCTGCTTGAGGTAATAATCGCTAAAACCGGGATACGTCAGCAGCCGAGGCACACTTCCTGCTTTGTCATTACGCAGGGAAAACACCGGATCAAAGGTCGGGCCGACTTCATCACGAATCGCTAAATCCGGCGGCAACACCTGCGTCGCCTTCATCACCAGACTCTGATAAACGCGCTGATACATCGGCAGCTTGCTCAGTTCCTGCTGAGCCAGCGTAATCGGCTGATTAAAAGGTGCAAACGTGCTGATCGCTACCGCGTCTTTCTGCTCACGCGCCTTGTGCCAATCGGTGTGCTCAAGGGCGTAATCCAGATGCTGCATCAGCTGTTCCTGCACGTTGCCCTGTCCGGGAAATGCCTTCTGCCAACGCTGCGCCATAAACTGTTCAACCAGCGATTTATTGCGCCCTGACGCATCATCCAGCATCCGCATCACGCGCAGAATCGTCAGCTTTTGCTCACTATTGGCAGGTGCCTGATTCAGGTCTTCCAGCAACCCTTGCATCACCGCAGGGAGAAAGCGCTGATTCAGCATTTGCAGATAGGTGCCTTCAACATGAGGCCCAATCTTGTCGCCCTGATATAGGCCAAGGTCGGCCAGCAGCGGCGTGCGCTCATGGTAATTACCAAAGGATAAGGTCGCATCGCGAATCAAATTCAGACGCGGCAGTTGCTGATAGCCGTAGCCCTGCTGGCCTTCCAGCTCATTGGTGCCGATAAAGGCCTGCGCTTTCGTCAGTACGTTACGTCCGGCTTCTTCATTGACCCGATAGAAATGGTGCCAGCTACCAATCAGTGCCAGACTCGCGAGCAGCATGCAGCCCACGCCGATACTCAGCCGACGTCGGCGATAGAGGCTATGCAGCCGATTTTCGCCCGCCAGACTAGCCTCAGGGAAAATGACGTCAGGGAAGAGACGCTGCACAAAGAACGTATTCGATTCACCGCGCAGCGCAGGGTTGATCGGCTCTGGCAGCTGATAGCGTCGGGAAGCCGACTGCGCAAAGGCATCGAACGGCACCCCTTGTTGATAGACCGAGCTGACGTAGACGCCGCGGATCAAGAACGCGCGATCTTCGCCCGTCGCTAACGTTTCCGTCAGCACTTCCATCACGTAATCTTTCACGCCGGCCAGTTGGCGGACAAACGAGAACAGCGAATTGCGCACGCTTCTGTCGGACTGCGTCAGCAACATGTCTGGCAGGTTGTCATTCAGGTGCGTGACCCACTCGTCCCAAAAGCGCTCCAGCTCTTCTAGCCAGGCTTTGCTGTTGCTCGCCTGCGGCGTAAACGTCACCCCTAATACGGCCTGACGCGCGTCGCGGTTCAACTGGCGATAGACCTTATCGAAGCCGCTCAGCATATCCAGCCGGGTCAGCGCGATATACACAGGTAAGCGCGTATTGATGTTAACGGAAATTTCCTGCAAGCGGGCGCGCATGACCTGCGCGTAGGCTTTGCGATCGGCGACGCCAGCCTGCGCCAGCCAGGAAATATCTAGCGTGAGCACCAGACCGTTGAGCGGCTGACGGCGACGATTTTCACTGAGCCACTGCAACAGGTGCTGCCACAGTCGGGCATGACGTTGTCCGAGCGAATCGCCTTCCAGCTCAGGCTGGGCAAGTAGCTGTCCGCTGGGATCCCAAATCACCGCGGATTCCCCGACCCAACTGCTCACCTGCTGGCCTGCCGCCACGTCTCGCAGCTCCGCATCCAGCTTCGGATTCATTTTGTTTGCCGGATTAGCGCGATGGATCAGGCTACTTTTCCCGCTGCCCGCCAGACCAATCGTCAGATACCAGGGCATCGCATATAGCGCTCTTTTCCCCAACTGGGTCTGAAACGCCTCCAGCCAGCGGTCGAGAAACGTCTGCTGGCTGTCGACATACACCTGCAAGGGATCCTGTTCAATCACCTGCTGTTCATGACGCTCAGCCCGCATCTGCTGCACACGACGCCAGACCATCCAAGCGCTGTAGGAGAACGCCAGCCACAGCCAAACCAGCGTGAACACCACGCGGCCCCAAATTCCCTGTAATGGACGCGACTCGCCCACAGTCAAACGCGGCCCCAGCCACCAGGCCAGAACCAATACGACGACCCACAGCAGCACGCCCAAAAGTAGCCAGGAGGGTTTCAGTTTAGGCAACTGCTTGCGTAGAAAGGTTATGATTGTTTTAAACATAAGTGACCATTCACTCCGAATGTCTTATTTTTTGCGGGATGCCGCCAACCGCTCCACGCGGCTGACCATTCCCGGTTCCCATTGCATCAGGCCCAATTGTTGGCTTTCCTGCCACATGTGCTGATAGTGCTGTGCTGCCAGTGATTTCATTCCTTCTTCGGCGAGTAAATCCGCCAGTACCAACTCGGCATAAAAGCGGTCGCGAGGCTCTTTCAGGCGACGCATGCGTTCATCCAATAACTGCATCGCCGCCCCAATGCCTTTCTCGTCCCGACAGGCCGCTGCCTCCGTTGCCAGATCGTCCTGCCGCGCCCCACCGCCGCCGCGAACGGGCTGGCTGGACTGCAACCACTGGCTGCATTTCCCAGTCAAAAAAGGCGCGCCATCGCTGAACGCCAGTTCACGCAGCTCCGGCACACGCTGAATAAACGCAGAAAGCTCCTCGGCAATCGCCGTCGCGACGGAAGCATGCCCCAGACGTGAGGCCACCGAGGCCGACAACATATGGCCATCAAACCAGTAAGGTGCCAGCACCAGACTTTGTTCTATGCGTTCCCACAGCGCCAAATCGGCCTGAGCCAGCGCACTTTGGTATTCATCCACGCGGTCTGACGAGACGGGTGCCAGCTGGGTTTTATTCCCTTTGGACGACATTGGCGGTGTGGCAATGCCAGACCAGATAGCGTGGCGGCGCAGACGGTAACCCATCGGTGAATCGGGATGGCGCTCAACCAGCAGCGCCGCGACGTTCAACTGGGTTTGCCGCCAGCCGCGTTCGTCGGATGAATTAATCTCCACCGAACTGACGGGCGTCGAGGCCGCGCTGGCGCAGGTTTCACTTCCGCCCGCCCCTCCACTGCTGCTGGCTGCCGGGGCCGGTTTCGCCGTCTGATTCGCCTGTTCCTGCGCCTGCTGTCGCTGTCTGGCGCGCTTAACGCCTTGCACCAGTTCATCCATCAACGCCGCTTTGTCGCTGGCCAATTCGCCCCAGCGAGTCGCCACCTGATCCGTTAACTGCTGTAATTGCTCCAGCTCTGCGCTGGATGCACTTTCTGCAATACGGGGCAGCGCGCTCTCAAAACGCCGAACAATCTGGATCATCAACTTCTGTTTCTGAACCGGGCTGGCAGGCCACGCGGTCACCCAGTAACTTTCCAGCCAGCTGTCCAGCAGCATCAGTGCGGTAGAAAACGGTGTCGCTTTGGCCGGGTGCTGTAAACAGCGCAATAGCTGCACCAGTACCCGCATGTCTTTGGTTTTGCTTTCCAGCAGAGTCAGGCAGTAACCCGCCACCACGTTAAGATCGACCTGGTTATGCGCCAGTGACCCGAGCTTGACCAGCTCCGTCTCGACCTTTTCCCAGAGCGGATCGTCCGGCAATACCGCCGCGCGCAACTTCTCATCTGGCAACGAGGTTTGCAGGCGTTTACACCAGGGATGTGCATGCATGAACGCCTCCTTTACCAGTGACACTGCTGACGCAGCGGCGCTAATGCTTCGCCCAGCCCGGCGAGTTCGATACGCAGCGCGTGACCGTCCGCGCCGTTAAGCACCAGTTCGCGATGCCCAATCCAGCGCTTCAACGCATCAATCGCCGGCAGGCCGCGTCCCGACTCCAGCAGCAGCCCACGATTGCGGATAAACCAGCTGTCGGACACCGTCACACCATCCAACTGGGATGTGACGGACTCCCCTTTCCAGGGTTCGCTAAGCGTTAAGCGCAAGTGCGTAATATTGCTGGCGCAGCTAATCACCAGCGTATTGCCATCGGCCAGCACGCGAGTGAGCGTCATATCGCCGCTGTCTGCTTCACGTCCCAGTTGAAACGTTCCGCCCGTCGCGGCGTTATCACTTTGCGGGGACAGCGTGCCGCTGCGTTCCGCTTCCCGACCCAGCGCGTCATAACAGGCTAGTCGGAGCTCAGCAGCCGTCTCATTGCGACACTGTTCCCACAACGACTGCCAGGCGGGATCGGGCGTCGCAGCAGTTGCCAACAGTAGGGGTGCCATCGTCAGAAACATCAATTTACCTCCAGCTTCTGGCATTTGTGGTCGAGAGTGCGTTTAGGAATATTGAGGCTATCGGCTACCAGTAGGCGGTTGCCCTGAAACTGGCGCAGGCGTGCCTCAATGACAGCCGCTTCATACAGCTGTGTGGCAATACGCAAATCGTGGATGTGCTGATAGCGATCCTGTTCTTCAGGCGGGCTGCTCGTCAGCCGTTCGCGCAGTTCCGGCGGCAGCGATGTCAGAGACAGCGCCTCACCGTCCGGCGTATGCGCGCAGGCGACTTCCAGCAGATTACGCAGTTCCCGCACATTGCCGGGAAAGTCATACGCCACCAGTTGGCGCAGGAAAGCGCGGTTCAATGGCCCAACGTGCTTTTGCTGTTTGTCTGCAAATTGACCGATGAAGTGCTCGCACAGCAGACGAATATCGTCCGGCCGTTCGCGCAATGGAGCGACCTGCAACAGGCACTGGCAAAGGCGATGATAGAGATCCTGCCGAAATACACCGTCAGACACCTGCTGTTCCAGCGGCTGATGGGTCGCGGCAATCAGGCGGAAATCGGAATGCACTTCTTTCTCCGCACCGAGGGGACGGAAGCTATGCGTTTCCAGCACCCTTAACAGCTTGGCCTGCATGGACTGCGGCATATCGCCGACTTCATCCAAAAACAGGGTTCCACCGTTAGCCTGCTCGACCAGACCAATCTTGTTGCTTTGTGCACCGGAGAACGCGCCTTTCTGGTAGCCAAACAGCTCGCTTTCAATCAGATTTT
It encodes:
- a CDS encoding VasL domain-containing protein, whose translation is MQDAQQALKVGRDPRMLPEFDALRAEINKLSHASRPDVDWMLVHDMATTIFEKQGVDLQTAIYFTLARSRLAGLTGFTESCEFLANLIVTQWDNFWPPVHQERARIEMLDWFIARISEVVRQYAISHEHKRLVYRCERALQLMSEKLHNSGLSRIPRVENLLHFVEGYTHLFDETEIVIVSDDQELKKQDMQIPPMVFFHSDMEPGATVQSSGSSGSGQAALPAGSILIGREKGQMKPTVLKIEAHKKQKPAWFWFVSGLLTCALPVAAITGWQYWQEQKADALALLQQPAYALPAAPDHNDIRRVRIALGEQKLQGMEGELINRYQAQLEQVKNASPFYLYQYGNGLKNVMQQLYPDSLAVKEMERQWQIALERQQGDEPKTRGYEQARARVNDTLQQLLELERQRRTVTISYLKSKLYDMQKDLISDVPFGIRLRELEARKTKSQSLTPAELRAMEDELRSFNVRLYRLQQGNSAS
- the tssA gene encoding type VI secretion system protein TssA, whose translation is MHAHPWCKRLQTSLPDEKLRAAVLPDDPLWEKVETELVKLGSLAHNQVDLNVVAGYCLTLLESKTKDMRVLVQLLRCLQHPAKATPFSTALMLLDSWLESYWVTAWPASPVQKQKLMIQIVRRFESALPRIAESASSAELEQLQQLTDQVATRWGELASDKAALMDELVQGVKRARQRQQAQEQANQTAKPAPAASSSGGAGGSETCASAASTPVSSVEINSSDERGWRQTQLNVAALLVERHPDSPMGYRLRRHAIWSGIATPPMSSKGNKTQLAPVSSDRVDEYQSALAQADLALWERIEQSLVLAPYWFDGHMLSASVASRLGHASVATAIAEELSAFIQRVPELRELAFSDGAPFLTGKCSQWLQSSQPVRGGGGARQDDLATEAAACRDEKGIGAAMQLLDERMRRLKEPRDRFYAELVLADLLAEEGMKSLAAQHYQHMWQESQQLGLMQWEPGMVSRVERLAASRKK
- the tssM gene encoding type VI secretion system membrane subunit TssM, with product MFKTIITFLRKQLPKLKPSWLLLGVLLWVVVLVLAWWLGPRLTVGESRPLQGIWGRVVFTLVWLWLAFSYSAWMVWRRVQQMRAERHEQQVIEQDPLQVYVDSQQTFLDRWLEAFQTQLGKRALYAMPWYLTIGLAGSGKSSLIHRANPANKMNPKLDAELRDVAAGQQVSSWVGESAVIWDPSGQLLAQPELEGDSLGQRHARLWQHLLQWLSENRRRQPLNGLVLTLDISWLAQAGVADRKAYAQVMRARLQEISVNINTRLPVYIALTRLDMLSGFDKVYRQLNRDARQAVLGVTFTPQASNSKAWLEELERFWDEWVTHLNDNLPDMLLTQSDRSVRNSLFSFVRQLAGVKDYVMEVLTETLATGEDRAFLIRGVYVSSVYQQGVPFDAFAQSASRRYQLPEPINPALRGESNTFFVQRLFPDVIFPEASLAGENRLHSLYRRRRLSIGVGCMLLASLALIGSWHHFYRVNEEAGRNVLTKAQAFIGTNELEGQQGYGYQQLPRLNLIRDATLSFGNYHERTPLLADLGLYQGDKIGPHVEGTYLQMLNQRFLPAVMQGLLEDLNQAPANSEQKLTILRVMRMLDDASGRNKSLVEQFMAQRWQKAFPGQGNVQEQLMQHLDYALEHTDWHKAREQKDAVAISTFAPFNQPITLAQQELSKLPMYQRVYQSLVMKATQVLPPDLAIRDEVGPTFDPVFSLRNDKAGSVPRLLTYPGFSDYYLKQDKALLELTALDAWVLGQRERAQFSEADRREILRQVNDRYITDYINQWQKVLANIDVQTLDTPEQALDILTDITGNDQPFQRVLTTVSDNTRIRKLSDDDNDTAQSINTRTGRPFMTINAALSGRGEQGPLVQEVNQKLTDLYHYLDQIVNATDPGQAALKAVQARQGNKFADPVFALQQYARSLPAPLDRWVGQLAGESASLVTGLAMSSLNQEWLDKVVTPFNEKLADRYPFDPSSNKDVPLSEMEMFFMTGGTLDNFYQTNLKAMMESGMLEEGMASPLQAELVKQLERATRIRQTLFNAQGSLEVHFVLEPLELTANKRRSVLNLDGQLLEYSHGRRQKTPLVWPNSMRDGAESKLTLVPDDRERSPRSLSFSGPWAMFRLINSDQLTQVNENTFDVRFSLENGAMTYRVYTDASHNPFAGGLFSQFTLPDSLY
- a CDS encoding type VI secretion system Vgr family protein — translated: MANSTGLQFTVKVGALEAGTFAVVDFRLDEGLNRPFSLSLSLASALPDVDFGAVLDQPCELMIWYEGELKRRVSGIISGFTQGDTGFRRTRYQVEVRPALWRLGLRTNARIFQAQKPEAIIGALLEEAGITDYAFALRNEHAVREYCVQYRESDLAFITRLAAEEGMYFFHEYEEGKHRVVFADDAGALTKGPELFFNLATQGLSEGEYVRRFHYAERVSTAEVELKDYSFKTPAYGLSHKKMSGELEHQRESYQHYDYPGRYKQDPSGKAFSGYRLDALRSGAVTSEGESNCAGLMPGNTFTLTEHPNVTLNAVWQTVSVTHVGQQPQALEEESGGEPTTMSNSFAVVKGTTTWRAAMPYKPMVDGPQIATVVGPTGEEIYCDQYGRVKLQFPWDRYGASNDQSSCWVRVSQGWAGGQYGMIAIPRIGHEVIVSFLEGDPDQPIITGRTFHATNPTPYVLPAHKTRTTLRTDTHKGSGFNELRFEDEATREQIYYHAQKDMDGVINNIQRQSVGRDQHLSVDQDQFQRVTRHRHRTIGKDDFENIGQDHHQEIGRSFIQKIGASFKRFIGGGEITHIEGSRQTTMSGSEETLIGAHQRVLVNTDSYLKAADIVLEAGQALTIKAPGGFIKIDSAGVTISGTIVKINDGGAAGVGTAPVSITPEDPTKPTLPDAPDRR
- the vasI gene encoding type VI secretion system-associated protein VasI, giving the protein MFLTMAPLLLATAATPDPAWQSLWEQCRNETAAELRLACYDALGREAERSGTLSPQSDNAATGGTFQLGREADSGDMTLTRVLADGNTLVISCASNITHLRLTLSEPWKGESVTSQLDGVTVSDSWFIRNRGLLLESGRGLPAIDALKRWIGHRELVLNGADGHALRIELAGLGEALAPLRQQCHW
- a CDS encoding tetratricopeptide repeat protein → MMKYKKLMIVLSACWLASCQAPVTSLSETELAASANRGNGEAQYQLAKTLATRSQYTEAMQWMQKASGLSELPGNQELRAAAALQVGDWYQAGLGAPKNSPSARQWWTTSSRLGNGEAGHRLGMDCQVQHQGKLVAACLSAFESSAANGYPPAQLIVAQWHATHAGGEKDAVSWLLKASELGNRDAQYQLAQRYEQGKGVVIRRDLAERWYFRAATLGQAQAQLWMARHEDGENALNWYQKSASSGDAEAQLWLGKAYREGKRLPWDEQKARYWLERAASGGSGEADYLLSQIQTTHEKREQYLVQASSAGYIRAQRELGERLFTASEFARAREEYAKAASAGDTESRLAYGEMLRLGQGGKEDYVEAMKQYRLAANDGNRMAQYRMGMMRQDGLGASRNRIHAYAWYAMAATEGMSEAIHARNDLEATMQPDEIKAGQRLAMHWSSGKTE
- a CDS encoding Hcp family type VI secretion system effector; its protein translation is MPTPCYISIEGKTQGNITAGAFTSDSVGNIYVEGHEDEMLVQEFKHIVTVPTDPQSGQPSGQRVHKPFKFTVALNKAVPLMYNSLASGEMLPTVTLKWYRTSVEGKQEHFFSTVLTDATIVDIDCKMPHCQDPSKLDYTQLIEVSLAYRKIDWEHTVAGTSGSDDWRAPVEA